Proteins from a single region of Dictyostelium discoideum AX4 chromosome 5 chromosome, whole genome shotgun sequence:
- the atg5 gene encoding autophagy protein 5, which yields MSSFDEDIKRSIWEGKIPIVFTLSPDDLTSHLSPSPYTLMAPRNSYFPLITSLVKDYFSSSTLVLLDEMWLEYRGIPLKWHLPIGVLYDTIVGNNNCNNSNNNNNNNNNNNNNNNNNNNNNNNNNNNNNNNNNNNNNNNNNNNNNNNIIMEQPYWNIVVHFQSYPDRILLRCPNIESVRTYYKNVLKEANFIKQGDITKINNLNINQSNDLWDGLKSHDYDKFWSVNKKLIPNSNKEYKNIPIRLIINYKPPIQELIPVFDENLVELTLENLFSRIPYESFSNFLNYNNNNNNNNINNNSPPLSPNSNNNNNNNNVDNSIENSLNQTNVESAEPEFSNLLQYIKATNAEYKIQGIQPSLKSSAVWLYEHFGHPDNFLYIVLIDPSQNNNNNNNNSNNY from the exons ATGTCATCATTTGACGAAGATATCAAAAGGTCAATATGGGAAGGAAAAATTCCAATTGTTTTCACATTATCACCTGATGATTTAACATCTCatttatcaccatcaccatacact CTAATGGCACCAAGAAATAGTTATTTTCCATTAATTACGAGTTTAGTTAAGGATTACTTTTCAAGTAGTACATTAGTTTTATTAGATGAAATGTGGTTAGAATATAGAGGCATACCATTGAAGTGGCATTTACCTATAGGTGTATTATATGATACCATagttggaaataataattgtaacaatagtaataataataataataataataataataacaataataataataataataataataataataataataataacaataacaataataataataataataataataataataataataataataacaataataataataataatataataatggaGCAACCCTATTGGAATATAGTTGTTCATTTCCAATCATACCCTGATAGAATACTATTACGTTGTCCAAATATAGAATCAGTTAGAacttattataaaaatgtaTTAAAAGAAGCAAACTTCATTAAACAAGGTGATATcactaaaattaataatttaaatataaatcaatcaaatgATCTTTGGGATGGTTTAAAATCAC ATGATTATGATAAATTTTGGtcagtaaataaaaaacttatcccaaatagtaataaagaatataaaaacaTACCAATTagattaattataaattataaaccCCCAATTCAAGAACTAATACCAGtatttgatgaaaatttGGTTGAATTAACTTTAgagaatttattttcaagaaTACCTTATGAATCTTtttcaaactttttaaattataataataataataacaataataatattaataataattcaccacCACTTTCACcaaatagcaataataataataataataacaatgtaGATAATAGTATAGAAAACTCTTTAAATCAAACCAATGTGGAATCAGCTGAACCtgaattttcaaatcttCTTCAATATATTAAAGCAACAAATGCAGAGTATAAAATTCAAGGTATTCAACCATCACTTAAAAGTTCTGCTGTTTGGCTCTATGAGCATTTTGGGCATCCTGATAACTTTTTATAtatagttttaattgatccttctcaaaataacaacaacaacaataataatagcaataactACTAa
- the agxt gene encoding alanine-glyoxylate aminotransferase, giving the protein MGYSDKHKLKTSNLQLPVRLLLGPGPSNLHPRVNQQLISSMVGYTDASYYKVMDETMELMRYLFQTDNHFTIPISGAGTAAMETCVSNLIEPGDKVVCLVSGFFSDRIYQMAVRYGGNILKVDKQWGQWFALEEIESALVQHKPSLLTLVFGETSTGVKQQMEGVGELCKKYNCLLMVDCVAALGGVPVFVDDWKIDACYTGTQKCLSGPPGISPLTFSNAACHKIATRKTPVANWYLDCNLLGGYWCPEFNLADGTIAKEEKSTIPKRYHHTTPANLLYSLREALVLLVEEGLDNVWKRHQDAAILLYAGLESLGLKPFVPQLNEAPEKGGRLFSLTTVNIPDGVDGKMVMKYLLDNFNIEIAGGIGAFAGKVWRIGLMGQNANPGNIKLLISSLSDALKVNGFNC; this is encoded by the exons atgggttaCTCTGATAAacataaattaaaaacatccaatttacaattaccagtaagattattattaggaCCAGGACCATCGAATTTACATCCAAGAGttaatcaacaattaatttcaagTATGGTTGGTTATACTGATGCTAGTTATTATAAAGTTATGGATGAAACAATGGAATTAATGAGATACTTATTCCAAACTGATAATCATTTTACAATTCCAATTTCTGGTGCTGGAAC agcTGCAATGGAAACTTgtgtttcaaatttaattgaaccaGGTGATAAAGTTGTTTGTTTAGTATCAGGATTCTTTTCAGATAGAATTTATCAAATGGCAGTAAGATATGGtggtaatattttaaaagttgataaACAATGGGGACAATGGTTTGCATTGGAAGAGATTGAATCAGCATTGGTTCAACATAAACCATCATTGTTGACATTAGTATTTGGTGAGACAAGTACTGGTGTTAAACAACAAATGGAAGGTGTTGGTGAATTATGTAAGAAATATAACTGTTTATTGATGGTTGATTGTGTGGCTGCATTGGGCGGTGTGCCAGTGTTTGTCGATGATTGGAAAATCGACGCATGTTATACCGGCACTCAAAAATGCTTGAGTGGTCCACCAGGCATTTCACCACTTACATTCAGTAATGCAGCTTGTCACAAGATTGCCACTAGAAAAACACCCGTTGCCAACTGGTATTTGGATTGCAATTTATTGGGTGGTTATTGGTGTCCAGAATTCAATTTAGCAGATGGCACAATCGCCAAAGAGGAGAAATCAACAATACCCAAAAGATACCATCACACAACTCCTGCAAATTTATTGTACTCGTTGAGAGAGGCATTGGTTTTATTGGTGGAGGAGGGTCTTGACAATGTATGGAAACGTCATCAAGACGCTGCCATATTGTTGTATGCCGGTTTGGAAAGCTTAGGTTTGAAACCATTTGTTCCACAATTAAATGAAGCACCAGAAAAAGGTGGTCGTCTTTTCAGTTTAACCACTGTTAACATCCCAGATGGTGTCGATGGTAAAATGGTCATGAAATATCTTTTggataatttcaatattgaAATTGCTGGTGGTATTGGTGCTTTTGCTGGAAAAGTTTGGCGTATTGGTTTGATGGGTCAAAATGCTAATCCaggtaatattaaattattaattagttCATTATCTGATGCACTCAAAGttaatggttttaattgttaa
- the ponJ gene encoding ponticulin-related protein, which translates to MRLLNNLILMVVLFVAVSNATTKFTFNTFSVRNTEDQTCFTKTAKTTDDSTKVDINKCTVGCGGSMKIRKGTKSQQYQFELFSSTDCTGETTSKVLFVCPNPSIDAISIKSTSNTIKCGTLPPDSEIKEDDTATAVVNDENNNETKNEPKTKTKSTPKSPSTPKTNNSNEDSDLTTSSSDSSSSTKSSPKSKSSTEVNENKPKSDNETAEGNNASSNIATFSLVIISLLVASLF; encoded by the coding sequence atgagattattaaataatttaattttaatggttgttttatttgttgcAGTTTCAAATGCCACTACAAAATTTACATTCAATACCTTCTCAGTTAGAAATACCGAAGATCAAACATGTTTCACTAAAACCGCTAAAACAACAGATGATAGTACAAAggttgatattaataaatgtaCAGTAGGTTGTGGTGGTTCAATGAAAATTCGTAAAGGAACCAAATctcaacaatatcaattcGAATTGTTTAGTTCTACAGATTGCACTGGTGAAACAACATCAAAGGTTTTATTCGTTTGTCCAAATCCATCAATTGAtgcaatttcaattaaatcaacttcAAACACTATTAAATGTGGTACTCTTCCACCAGATTCTGAAATCAAAGAAGATGATACTGCAACTGCTGTtgtaaatgatgaaaataataatgaaaccaAAAATGaaccaaaaacaaaaacaaaatcaactccaaaatcaccatcaacaccaaaaacaaataatagtaatgaagATTCAGATTTAACAACTTCCTCCTCTgattcatcttcttcaacaaaatcatcaccaaaatCCAAATCCTCTACTGAAGTCaatgaaaataaaccaaaatcaGACAATGAAACTGCTGAAGGTAATAATGCTTCTTCAAACATTGCAACTTTCTCACttgttattatttctttattagttgcttctttattttaa
- a CDS encoding C2 calcium/lipid-binding region-containing protein (pleckstrin homology (PH) domain-containing protein~Similar to CaLB): protein MYNSIVKAVRKTISADKNRYENEEYDLDLTYITERVIAMSFPADGVESAYRNSIYDVSKLLNTSHKDHYLIYNLSERKYDYSLFNGMVLDWCGFPDHHAPPLGLLFKIVMTIYSWLEKDPMNVVVVHCMAGKGRTGTVISALLQYGGLFEGASDAMRYFAVKRSNNNYGITGPSQIRYTQYFSDIYFGGKELNPGPVFLKSISMVTLPKFFLGPLKQGVCPVLNIYSATQKGVRIFTSAPIEGDTKETRTYQSGNATIVFEVRKIVRGDILLVFSHITPFYRVEQICRANFHTGMFSFPTLILTKSDLDGADGDKRFSSDFHLRLDFQEVVNQNQQQQQQLLNSNNGDLTPYIIPANAQTSIEYQKEIKKEIKWIRHEAIAKKDHRNGSIFFLPSNNSEKIKQAKDTASKQGTFGVHSGYLFKKGHNFKSWRRRWFVLKDNILSYYKSPKDTAPAGIIPINEIVNIEIECEISQAEGYDYCFQISTSKANYLISAENERDLEDWTEILRSAKRMVQSTGRLFIEILEVKYQPNMILADRSFINNPQPNGVLPLPIKMLDINDHPIDIITYVTVHLGKKRDTTSHKSVLYNPVFMYAGDFPIYDDEPSDLVVSLWVRSSVQNIKDTLAAEFILKHNQLTNKYNTDWRDFNRIKSNLLSKMSLKIGMAYGSEVDIQLSEIAKGSSQQQQQQSSSSLSASPSSSPHTSTNYLNNKPHVSFNHSIYNNSNILSANSNSISLSNSLNFNTTPSSSTTTTTTTATNSNVSTSLPQPSTIYLAKSREENKINNLNSSNNSNTSVNSNLSRDPLTGLPTVNNNNGKQNESNKFGYNPYDEDDEDKLIEALQSQLNDTEDDEDLLLSTLKNKLDDFDDEDGGDDYNNNNSTTRVLEDDNISEFEEIRDSQNSN, encoded by the exons atGTATAATTCAATTGTAAAAGCAGTTAGAAAAACTATATCGGCagataaaaatagatatgaaaatgaagagTATGATTTAGATTTAACATATATAACGGAACGTGTAATAGCAATGTCATTTCCTGCAGATGGTGTAGAAAGTGCATATAGAAATTCAATTTATGatgtttcaaaattattaaatacatCACATAAagatcattatttaatttataatcttAGTGAAAGAAAATATGATTATAGTTTATTCAATGGAATg gTACTTGATTGGTGTGGATTTCCAGATCATCATGCACCACCATtaggattattatttaaaattgttatgACAATATATAGTTGGTTAGAAAAGGATCCAATGAATGTTGTTGTAGTACATTGTATGGCAGGTAAAGGAAGAACAGGTACAGTTATAAGTGCATTATTACAATATGGCGGATTGTTTGAAGGTGCATCAGATGCAATGAGATATTTCGCAGTAAAGagatcaaataataattatgggATAACAGGACCATCACAAATTAGATATACACAATACTTTTCTGATATTTATTTCGGTGGTAAAGAGTTGAATCCAGGAcctgtatttttaaaatcaatatctATGGTAACATTACCaaagttttttttaggaCCATTGAAACAAGGTGTTTGTCCAGTATTAAACATTTATTCAGCAACTCAAAAGGGTGTTAGAATTTTCACCAGTGCACCTATCGAAGGTGATACAAAAGAAACTCGTACCTATCAATCGGGTAATGCTACGATTGTTTTCGAAGTACGTAAAATCGTTAGAGGTGATATTTTACTGGTTTTCTCTCATATCACTCCATTCTATAGGGTAGAACAGATTTGTCGTGCAAATTTTCATACTGGTATGTTTTCATTTCCAACTTTAATCTTAACAAAATCAGATTTAGATGGTGCAGATGGTGATAAAAGATTTAGTagtgattttcatttaagATTAGATTTTCAAGAAGTtgtaaatcaaaatcaacaacagcaacaacaattattaaatagtaataatggtgatttaaCACCATATATTATTCCAGCAAATGCACAAACTTCAATTGAAtatcaaaaagaaattaaaaaagaaattaaatggATTAGACATGAAGCAATTGCAAAAAAGGATCATCGTAATGGTTCAATATTTTTCTTaccatcaaataattcaGAAAAGATAAAACAAGCAAAAGATACAGCATCGAAACAGGGTACATTTGGTGTACATAGTGGATATTTATTTAAGAAAGGTCATAATTTTAAGAGTTGGAGACGTAGATGGTTCGTTCTAAAGGATAATATTCTAAGTTACTATAAATCACCAAAAGATACCGCACCAGCTGGTATCAtaccaattaatgaaattgtaaatattgaaatagAATGTGAAATCTCTCAAGCGGAAGGTTACGATTATTGCTTCCAAATTTCAACTAGTAAAGCAAACTATTTAATCTCTGCAGAGAATGAAAGGGATCTAGAGGATTGGACAGAGATATTAAGATCTGCAAAACGTATGGTACAATCAACAGGTCGTCTTTTCATTGAAATCTTGGAGGTTAAATATCAACCAAATATGATCTTAGCCGATCGTTCCTTCATAAACAATCCCCAGCCCAATGGTGTACTACCATTACCCATTAAAATGTTGGATATCAATGATCATCCAATCGATATTATCACTTATGTAACCGTTCATCTTGGCAAGAAAAGAGATACAACCTCTCATAAATCTGTACTCTATAATCCGGTATTCATGTATGCTGGTGATTTTCCAATCTATGATGATGAACCTTCTGATTTAGTCGTTTCACTTTGGGTTAGATCATCTGttcaaaatattaaagataCTTTAGCTGCTGAGTTCATTTTGAAACATAAtcaattaacaaataaatataatacaGATTGGAGGGATTTCAATAggataaaatcaaatttactCTCCAAAATGtctttaaaaattggtaTGGCTTATGGTAGTGAAGTTGATATACAATTATCAGAAATAGCGAAAGGttcatcacaacaacaacaacaacaatcatcatcatcattatcagcCTCACCTTCAAGTTCACCCCATACAAgtacaaattatttaaataacaaaCCTCATGTCTCTTTTAATCATagtatatataataatagtaatattttaagtgcaaattcaaattcaatttcattatcaaattctttaaattttaataccaCCCCTTCCTCCTCcactacaaccacaaccactactgcaacaaattcaaatgtaTCAACTTCATTACCTCAACCATCAACAATTTATTTAGCAAAATCTAgagaagaaaataaaattaataatttaaatagttcaaataattcaaatacttcagttaattcaaatttatcaagaGATCCATTAACTGGTTTACCAAcagttaataataacaacggTAAACAAAATGAATCTAATAAATTTGGATATAATCCTTATGacgaagatgatgaagataaatTGATTGAAGCATTACAATCACAATTAAATGATACAGAAGATGACGAAGATTTACTACTATCAActttaaagaataaattagatgattttgatgatgaagatggaGGTGAtgactataataataataattctactACAAGAGTTTTAGAGGACGACAATATATCAGAATTTGAAGAAATAAGGGACTCTCAAAATAGTAATTAA
- the arsB gene encoding arsenite transport subunit B, which produces MIDINSSSSSSSSNNNNSNNNNNNNNNNNSNVFEINSSIKPYFTCIVFVISLIFICSSKNIVTKHLPIGRAGSSIIGATLMVYFGIIQPKEIGSVINWDTIILLMSMMMLSNYMEQANIWGMASKILLWKCKSTSIFMVRVCLISSIMSSILTNDTVCVTLTPIVISACKSTNLTFFPFLMAIATSANIGSSALPVGNPQNMIIATAGGLNFFNFFKVSIVSSILGVCLNTILLLLYFKKDLKNLNSNFNQLIETVNPKVEEIDNNHHDDDGANNQSKNEKEMENINKEVEEEQHNNDDDDDDGFNENKNNNNNGGHAILLVASSMDSIDLSDCSIINKDKKKKENFIEIYFNSKEKSIETIVNIIKLIFKFRVAIILTLVLIGFFIGMHMGFTVLFGVSILMICERKDITDIINSVDWELLLFFSGLFVLVEGFDRQFEKEAWTILEPFVPIDSTHLNVLKIFIFSILILVLCNILGNVPLVLSLSPRLLEALAPDFTWILLAFVSTVAGNLTLVGSVANLIVAEKSKSYHEIGFLEYLKFGVPSTILVILIGVPIVVLIGK; this is translated from the coding sequence atgattgatattaatagtagtagcagcagcagtagtagtaataataataatagtaataataataataataataataataataataatagtaatgtaTTCGAAATTAATTCAAGTATTAAACCATACTTTACATGTATTGTATTTGTtatatcattaatatttatatgcTCTTCAAAGAATATTGTAACCAAACATTTACCAATTGGTAGAGCTGGATCATCAATAATTGGAGCGACATTAATGGTATATTTTGGAATTATTCAACCAAAAGAGATTGGATCAGTGATCAATTGGGatacaataattttattaatgtcAATGATGATGTTAAGTAATTATATGGAGCAAGCCAATATCTGGGGTATGGCTTCAAAAATCCTATTATGGAAATGTAAATCAACATCAATTTTCATGGTTAGAGtttgtttaatttcatcaattatGAGTTCAATTCTAACTAATGATACTGTTTGTGTCACATTAACACCAATAGTAATTAGTGCATGTAAATCAACCAATTTAACATTTTTCCCATTTTTAATGGCAATTGCAACCAGTGCAAATATTGGTAGTTCAGCATTACCAGTTGGAAATCCTCAAAATATGATCATTGCAACAGCTGGTGGTTtaaactttttcaattttttcaaagtTTCAATTGTATCAAGTATACTTGGTGTTTGTTTAAATACAATATTacttttactttattttaaaaaagatttaaaaaatttaaattcaaattttaatcaattaattgaaactGTAAATCCAAAAGTAGAAGAGATTGATAATAATCatcatgatgatgatggtgcaaataatcaatcaaaaaatgaaaaagaaatggaaaatattaataaagaagtagaagaagaacaacacaataatgatgatgatgatgatgatggttttaatgaaaataaaaataataataataatggtggacATGCAATATTATTAGTTGCATCATCAAtggattcaattgatttaagtGATtgttcaataattaataaagataaaaagaaaaaagagaattttattgaaatttattttaattcaaaagagaaatcaattgaaactatagttaatattataaagttaatatttaaatttagagttgcaataatattaacactAGTTTTAATTGGATTTTTCATTGGTATGCATATGGGTTTCACGGTATTATTTGGTGtttcaatattaatgatttgTGAAAGAAAAGATATCACTGATATTATCAATAGTGTTGATTGGgaattacttttattttttagtggTTTGTTTGTACTGGTTGAAGGTTTCGATAGacaatttgaaaaagaagcTTGGACCATTTTAGAACCATTCGTACCAATCGATTCAACTCATTTGAatgttttaaagattttcatattttctatattaatattagtacTTTGTAATATATTAGGAAATGTACCTTTGGTTTTATCACTATCACCAAGACTATTAGAAGCTTTAGCTCCTGATTTCACTTGGATTCTATTGGCTTTTGTTTCTACTGTCGCTGGTAATCTAACTTTAGTTGGTAGTGTTGCAAATTTAATTGTAgctgaaaaatcaaaatcttatcatgaaattggttttttagaatatttaaaatttggtgtACCTTCAACTATATTAGTCATTTTAATTGGTGTACCGATTGTAgttttaattggtaaataa
- the uppA gene encoding UDP-glucose pyrophosphorylase, whose protein sequence is MTDTATSKATVERPKLQSTGSLHSLFKNVDLFSENDEELYPPLQHGARFAAPIEDSTLLALGMKPDELKAFQKQRHAYINKDQIYTDEIKIPNKTEMVDYHQLHLVSPIDQSNASRLLNKLVVIKLNGGLGNSMGCKTAKSTMEIAPGVTFLDMAVAHIEQINQDYNVDVPLVIMNSYKTHNETNKVIEKYKTHKVSIKTFQQSMFPKMYKDTLNLVPKPNTPMNPKEWYPPGSGDIFRSLQRSGLIDEFLAAGKEYIFISNVENLGSIIDLQVLNHIHLQKIEFGLEVTNRINTDSTGGILMSYKDKLHLLELSQVKPEKLKIFKDFKLWNTNNIWVNLKSVSNLIKEDKLDLDWIVNYPLENHKAMVQLETPAGMGIQNFKNSVAIFVPRDRYRPIKSTSQLLVAQSNIFQFDHGQVKLNSKREGQDVPLVKLGEEFSTVSDYEKRFKSIPDLLELDHLTVSGDVYFGSRITLKGTVIIVANHGERVDIPDGVVLENKVLSGTLRILDH, encoded by the exons atgacagaTACAGCAACATCAAAAGCAACAGTTGAAAGACCAAAATTACAATCAACTGGATCATTAcatagtttatttaaaaatgttgatttattttcaGAGAATGATGAAGAATTATATCCACCACTTCAACATGGTGCAAGATTTGCAGCACCAATTGAAGATAGTACATTATTAGCATTGGGTATGAAACCAGATGAACTTAAAGCATTCCAAAAACAAAGACATGCATACATTAACAAGGATCAAATTTACactgatgaaattaaaattccaaATAAAACTGAAATGGTAGATTATCATCAACTTCATTTAGTCTCACCAATTGACCAATCAAATGCTTCcagattattaaataaattagttgtaattaaattaaatggtgGTCTTGGTAATAGTATGGGTTGTAAAACTGCTAAAAGTACAATGGAAATAGCTCCAGGTGTTACTTTTTTAGATATGGCAGTTGCTCATATTGAA cAAATTAATCAAGATTATAATGTTGATGTCCCATTGGTTATTATGAATTCTTATAAAACTCATAATGAAACTAATAAGGTTATTGAAAAGTATAAAACTCATAAAGTTAGTATTAAAACTTTCCAACAATCAATGTTCCCAAAGATGTATAAAGATACATTAAATTTAGTACCAAAACCAAATACACCAATGAATCCAAAGGAATGGTATCCACCAGGTTCAGGTGATATCTTTAGATCACTCCAAAGATCTGGTTTGATTGATGAATTTTTAGCTGCTGGTAAagaatatattttcatttcaaaTGTTGAAAATTTAGGTTCAATAATTGATCTTC agGTATTAAATCATATTCATTTGCAAAAGATTGAATTTGGTTTAGAAGTTACAAATCGTATTAATACTGATTCAACTGGTGGTATTTTAATGTCATATAAAGATAAACTTCATCTTTTGGAATTATCTCAAGTTAAACCagagaaattaaagatctttaaagattttaaactttggaatacaaataatatttgggTTAATTTGAAATcagtttcaaatttaattaaagaagatAAATTAGATTTAGATTGGATTGTTAATTATCCA CTTGAAAATCATAAAGCAATGGTACAATTAGAAACACCAGCAGGTATGGgtattcaaaattttaagAATTCAGTTGCAATTTTTGTACCACGTGATAGATATCGtccaattaaatcaacaagTCAATTATTGGTTGCACAATCAAATATTTTCCAATTTGATCATGGTCaagttaaattaaattcaaagagAGAAGGTCAAGATGTACCACTTGTTAAATTGGGTGAAGAATTTTCAACAGTTTCAGATTATGAAAAgagatttaaatcaattccaGATTTATTGGAATTGGATCATCTTACTGTTTCTGGTGATGTTTACTTTGGTTCAAGAATTACTCTTAAAGGTACAGTCATTATTGTAGCTAATCATGGTGAACGTGTTGATATTCCAGATGGTGTggttttagaaaataaagtACTTTCTGGCACTCTTAGAATTTTGGATCATTAA